A genomic stretch from Kribbella amoyensis includes:
- a CDS encoding tryptophan 2,3-dioxygenase — translation MSSESSGIQPSADAVTGRWDGVQVNFGEEGGRLTYGSYLRLGALLDQQRLESDPPAHDELLFITIHQVYELWFKQVLHELTASRDAMLSGELWRAEHLLRRVHTIERTLIQQVDILETMTPQDFGEFRHRLSPASGFQSVQYREIEFLSGAKDPSFVKRFRGLTDTERARLEQRLEEPTLWDAFLAVLHAAGFGTTDEDQIRVALQTIAADRGRYAAAWELAEALVQHDELAAAWRARHVVMVERMIGTKPGTGGSSGAGYLRSRLDLRYYPLLWNLRTAL, via the coding sequence GTGAGCAGCGAATCGAGCGGGATCCAGCCGTCGGCCGACGCCGTCACCGGGCGCTGGGACGGCGTTCAGGTGAACTTCGGCGAGGAGGGCGGCCGGCTCACGTACGGCAGTTACCTGCGGCTCGGCGCGCTGCTCGACCAGCAGCGGCTGGAGTCCGACCCGCCGGCCCACGACGAACTGCTGTTCATCACCATCCACCAGGTGTACGAGCTGTGGTTCAAGCAGGTCCTGCACGAACTGACCGCGTCCCGCGACGCGATGCTGTCCGGCGAGCTCTGGCGCGCCGAGCACCTGCTCCGCCGGGTCCACACGATCGAGCGCACCCTCATCCAGCAGGTCGACATCCTGGAGACGATGACCCCGCAGGACTTCGGCGAGTTCCGGCACCGGTTGTCGCCGGCCAGCGGCTTCCAGTCCGTGCAGTACCGCGAGATCGAGTTCCTCTCCGGCGCCAAGGACCCGTCGTTCGTCAAGCGCTTCCGCGGTCTCACCGACACCGAGCGCGCCCGGCTCGAGCAGCGCCTGGAAGAACCGACCCTGTGGGACGCCTTCCTCGCCGTCCTCCACGCGGCCGGCTTCGGCACCACCGACGAGGACCAGATCCGCGTCGCCCTGCAGACCATCGCCGCCGACCGCGGCCGGTACGCCGCCGCCTGGGAACTGGCCGAAGCCCTGGTCCAGCACGACGAACTCGCGGCCGCCTGGCGAGCCCGCCACGTCGTCATGGTCGAAAGGATGATCGGCACCAAACCAGGCACCGGCGGCTCCTCCGGCGCCGGCTACCTCCGCTCCCGCCTCGACCTCCGCTACTACCCCCTCCTCTGGAACCTCCGCACCGCTCTGTAG
- a CDS encoding response regulator transcription factor, with product MARVLLVEDDDAIRTSLSKALTAAGHVVTALAGGAEGVAAVARDRPDVLLLDLGLPDLDGRDVLAMVRAVSDVPVIVTTARDDDASMVRLLDAGADDYVIKPFSSAQLDARIRAVLRRLGTDQQHEVVSLGALEIDPRSREVTVDGKPVDLTRKEFDLLLALSRRPGAVVTKRELLAEVWGLPWGGGDRTVDVHLSWLRRKLGETAAHPRYLHSVRGVGVKLAAPEGG from the coding sequence ATGGCGCGGGTACTGCTGGTCGAGGACGACGACGCGATCCGGACGTCGCTGAGCAAGGCGCTCACGGCGGCCGGGCATGTCGTCACGGCCCTCGCCGGTGGAGCCGAAGGGGTCGCTGCGGTCGCGCGGGACCGGCCCGACGTACTCCTGCTCGACCTGGGACTGCCCGACCTCGACGGCCGGGACGTACTCGCCATGGTGCGCGCCGTCAGCGACGTACCGGTCATCGTCACCACCGCCCGCGACGACGACGCGAGCATGGTCCGGTTGCTCGACGCGGGCGCGGACGACTACGTGATCAAGCCGTTCAGCTCCGCTCAGCTGGACGCCCGGATCCGCGCGGTACTGCGTCGGCTCGGTACCGATCAGCAGCACGAGGTGGTGAGCCTCGGGGCGCTGGAGATCGATCCGCGCAGCCGGGAGGTCACCGTGGACGGCAAGCCGGTGGACCTGACCCGCAAGGAGTTCGACCTGCTGCTGGCGTTGTCCCGTCGGCCCGGTGCCGTGGTGACCAAGCGGGAACTGCTGGCCGAGGTGTGGGGGCTGCCCTGGGGAGGCGGAGACCGCACGGTCGACGTCCACCTCTCCTGGTTGCGCCGGAAGCTCGGTGAGACCGCAGCGCACCCGCGATACCTGCACAGCGTTCGCGGTGTCGGGGTGAAGCTCGCAGCACCCGAGGGCGGCTGA
- a CDS encoding sensor histidine kinase gives MRRRILLLSVGMTTLVVLAFAIPLAILLRNAAIDDALEKASVRAEGIAYYVGDKNRTTDEIRAYIVEVSGNGPGRISVLLPSDTTLGDPPPGGVGAPKGNPGGYGDDDGDEHRGPPKVAAATVRSLDGGKATEVVVGTIRGPAAVCLFLTTQQLYDGLVPQLVVLAAGSALVLILSIVGAELVSRRLARPLEETARTAERLARGDMDARAPTTGPAEVAQVGAALNGLADRIDEVIAVEREAVADLSHRLRTPLTALRLQVEALPDRDRAEELNTQVTALERTLTAVIRAARRPQREGRVPRSDAVEVIRQRAAFWAPLFEDQGRELTLDLPESAAEIRAASEDLAAALDALVENVVAHTPDGTPARITLTHADAEVRIVVADEGPGIPLGAGERGRSDRGSTGLGLDIARQVTESAGGRLGIHRNSVELTLPSF, from the coding sequence ATGCGTCGCCGGATCCTGCTGTTGTCGGTGGGGATGACCACGTTGGTCGTTCTCGCTTTCGCCATCCCACTGGCGATCCTGCTGCGCAACGCCGCGATCGACGACGCACTGGAGAAGGCCTCGGTCCGCGCCGAGGGAATCGCGTACTACGTGGGCGACAAGAACCGTACGACCGACGAGATCCGCGCGTACATCGTCGAGGTCAGCGGGAACGGGCCCGGCCGGATCTCGGTCCTGCTGCCCAGCGACACCACCCTCGGCGACCCGCCTCCCGGGGGAGTCGGCGCACCGAAGGGCAACCCCGGCGGGTACGGCGATGACGACGGCGACGAGCACCGGGGACCGCCGAAGGTGGCGGCCGCGACGGTCCGGTCGCTCGACGGTGGCAAGGCGACCGAAGTGGTGGTCGGCACGATCAGGGGGCCCGCGGCGGTCTGTCTCTTCCTCACCACCCAGCAGTTGTACGACGGGCTGGTGCCGCAGCTGGTCGTCCTGGCCGCGGGCAGCGCGCTCGTCCTGATCCTCAGCATCGTCGGCGCCGAACTCGTCTCGCGCCGGCTGGCCCGTCCGCTCGAGGAGACCGCGCGAACCGCGGAACGCTTGGCCCGCGGTGACATGGATGCGCGCGCCCCCACGACCGGACCGGCCGAGGTCGCCCAGGTCGGTGCCGCGCTCAACGGTCTCGCCGACCGCATCGACGAGGTGATCGCGGTCGAACGCGAGGCGGTCGCCGATCTCTCGCACCGGCTCCGGACCCCGCTCACCGCCCTCCGGCTCCAGGTCGAGGCACTGCCCGACCGGGATCGTGCCGAGGAGCTGAACACCCAGGTCACCGCTCTGGAACGCACGCTCACCGCGGTGATCAGGGCCGCCCGCCGACCACAGCGCGAGGGCCGGGTCCCGCGGTCCGACGCGGTCGAGGTGATCCGGCAGCGGGCCGCGTTCTGGGCCCCGCTGTTCGAGGACCAGGGCCGCGAACTCACCCTCGACCTGCCCGAATCCGCCGCCGAGATCCGCGCCGCGTCCGAGGACCTGGCCGCCGCCCTCGACGCCTTGGTGGAGAACGTCGTCGCGCACACGCCCGACGGCACCCCGGCCCGGATCACGCTCACCCACGCCGACGCCGAGGTGCGGATCGTGGTCGCCGACGAGGGACCCGGGATCCCGCTCGGCGCCGGGGAACGCGGCCGCAGCGACCGGGGTTCGACCGGTCTCGGCCTCGACATCGCCCGCCAGGTCACCGAGAGCGCGGGCGGCCGGCTCGGCATCCACCGCAACTCGGTGGAGTTGACGCTCCCGTCGTTCTGA
- a CDS encoding DUF11 domain-containing protein, with the protein MAAGLLSRAGNRRNRGVGLLIGLLLVLVPGTVVQQPARAETVRPFEKVFGAQTNGAIRITGNTLLTCDTADAGCRAALAGGSADANNNSWTMQLLDADSDSSTQSSSAATMNLPPGAKVLYAGLFWGAARGAGKGGTSSPDDGTTMKLRRPGQSAYETVTASRTDLLNAGSKNDYSSYLDVTDRVRASGNGQYWGADVPTGTGADRYAGWSLVIAYEQANEPLRDLTVFTGYARVTSGEVARTEIAGFLAPPSGAVNARFGSVTYEGDAGVTGDYFAVNGTRLADAESPSANFYGSRITDGGANLTDRNPASLNTLGMDAKVVDAAGILPNSSTSAQLTFASTGDVYYPAALTTQIDLYAPAIHGTKTVRNLAGNEPAKVGDTLEYTMSFANTGDDDALRSMVRDALPANTSYVPGSLSVVSGTAAGGKTDAAGDDQAEYDAGSRAVVFRIGPGANGRVGGRLAKGRESTVRFRVTVDAASAGTTLANTGLLDYTAETLNKPYTYRTDEVLTPVAAQADLALTKTGTPDPVPAGGNLTYTLVARNNGPSPARDVTVKDTLPDGVELVSADPAQGTCPPSTVECALGTVAAGATVTVKIVVRVSSASTATGLTNVATVTTSTSDPNPDNDSASVTTKVTRSADLSLAKSVSPERPAPGESVTYTLTAKNVGPSDAEQVRIADTLPAGLTITSVQPAASCTTAGQDVSCTAARLASGATLVVRVTATLDSGYQGGPLTNAAKVASETPDPDPANNTGKTTVTPSAPTADLVVTKKTVTKPVVAGQPVTYQVTVRNDGPSDARSVQLADDVPASLTAVAAETSAGSCTVNQGAIRCAIGDLTTGSTATVTVNATVDPTATAPITNAATASSSTSDPDPDNNTGRTTDPVTGSADLAITKTAQPVPVQAGRPVTYTLTVTNNGPSAAQSVKVTDPVPAPLRYASAESSQGSCTEADSTVTCAVGRVAPGAVVAVTVVANVPSGTPPDGVDNTATVSSPTSDPEPDNNSATYTLTTDAQANLKLTKTVSPDPVVAGRSITYKLTATNAGPSDAQGVTITDDVPEAVTDVSASATGGAVCTDAGGSVRCTAVTLAAGESIVVTVTGTVSPSAKPGELANTATVESRTPTDPTISDNTSTGTSTVTAQADLALTKVAPETVVAGNELTYRLTVRNAGPSDAVDGFVSDTLPAGTTFVRGTGPAGACTQDPSGSEPVVTCPVGTLAPEDDAEVTVVVKVAPHQPAGKLTNTATVSSRTPDPLDGNNAASAETTVSASADVSITKSVKPSPLVAGAEGLYTLTVRNDGPSTAQGVKIADELPSGVSLLGATSADGTCTVSGSSVSCTLGAVGPDGTAVVVIRVAVAAAQTANVTNTGNVTSTTPDPDPSNNEDTITTEVERMADVEVIKTSDESSAVAGNGVIYRLTVVNHGPSDATAVQLADSLPAGLTITETDAGQGQCTTTGQDVRCALRTIAAGGTTTVKIAAGLDPGFRGTSLANTATAASPVTDPDESNNSSTVTIPVRTEADVSVTKQSDPAGVTPGSTFEYAIVVANAGPATARSVVITDRMPAGLTVVSASAGGTPCPADDGGVVRCALGDLPIGQTIVTVTVRLASGYDGASVTNTATASSSTPDPDPKNNAGTVESPVTALADLAITKAMTPAAPVSGRTVKYTLVVRNNGPSDARDVMVTDELPRGLTKVSTVAPAGVTCVLRPPIGSSSGDAPEAGVVECGRALLAEGATLTVTITATVAPGFSGQLENIARVGAATSDPVIANNEAKATGRTTQAANLGLRKAASASSVVAGHNLTYDLAVRNAGPSSAAGVTVTDNLPDGVRLAGTPRGCTLQERTLSCDVGRIDPGKTVRVKITVTVDATYLGTLLTNTSSVRSTTPDPDQADNTSSVTVRVTPPPPDRPVPPGSDDPLPDTGSQVDLTLLLLALGLVAAGAALVLLTRGHRLR; encoded by the coding sequence ATGGCCGCTGGGCTGCTGTCACGCGCCGGGAATCGACGGAATCGGGGCGTCGGGCTGCTCATCGGCCTGCTGCTCGTGCTGGTGCCTGGGACGGTGGTCCAGCAGCCGGCCCGGGCGGAGACGGTCCGGCCCTTCGAGAAGGTGTTCGGCGCCCAGACCAACGGCGCGATCCGGATCACCGGCAACACCCTGCTGACCTGCGACACGGCCGACGCCGGGTGCCGCGCGGCCCTGGCCGGTGGTTCGGCCGACGCGAACAACAACTCGTGGACGATGCAACTGCTCGACGCCGACTCGGACTCGTCGACCCAGTCGTCCTCGGCGGCGACGATGAACCTGCCGCCCGGTGCGAAGGTCCTGTACGCCGGCCTGTTCTGGGGTGCGGCCCGGGGCGCGGGCAAGGGCGGCACCTCGTCACCCGACGACGGCACCACGATGAAGCTCCGGCGGCCGGGGCAGTCGGCGTACGAGACGGTGACCGCGAGCCGGACCGACCTGCTGAACGCGGGTTCGAAGAACGACTACTCGTCCTACCTCGACGTCACGGACCGGGTGCGGGCGTCGGGCAACGGGCAGTACTGGGGCGCCGACGTACCGACCGGGACGGGCGCCGACCGGTACGCCGGGTGGAGCCTGGTGATCGCCTACGAGCAGGCGAACGAGCCGTTGCGCGATCTCACCGTGTTCACCGGGTACGCCCGGGTGACCAGCGGCGAGGTGGCCCGGACCGAGATCGCCGGCTTCCTGGCTCCGCCGAGCGGCGCGGTCAACGCCCGGTTCGGCAGTGTCACCTACGAGGGCGACGCCGGCGTCACCGGTGACTACTTCGCGGTCAACGGCACCCGGCTCGCCGACGCCGAGAGCCCGTCGGCGAACTTCTACGGCAGCCGGATCACCGACGGCGGCGCGAACCTGACCGACCGTAACCCGGCCAGCCTGAACACCCTCGGGATGGACGCGAAGGTGGTCGACGCCGCGGGGATCCTGCCGAACAGCTCGACCAGTGCGCAGCTCACCTTCGCCAGTACCGGCGACGTGTACTACCCGGCCGCGCTGACCACCCAGATCGACCTCTACGCGCCGGCGATCCACGGCACCAAGACCGTCCGGAACCTGGCCGGGAACGAACCGGCCAAGGTGGGCGACACCCTCGAGTACACGATGAGTTTCGCCAACACCGGCGACGACGACGCGCTCCGGTCCATGGTCCGCGACGCGCTGCCGGCGAACACCAGCTACGTGCCCGGGTCGCTGTCGGTGGTGTCGGGGACGGCCGCTGGTGGGAAGACCGACGCGGCCGGTGACGACCAGGCGGAGTACGACGCGGGTTCGCGCGCGGTGGTGTTCCGGATCGGGCCTGGTGCGAACGGGAGAGTGGGTGGCCGCCTGGCGAAGGGCCGGGAGAGTACGGTCCGATTCCGGGTCACCGTCGACGCGGCGTCCGCGGGGACGACCCTGGCGAACACGGGGCTGCTGGACTACACGGCGGAGACACTGAACAAGCCGTACACCTACCGCACCGACGAGGTGCTCACGCCGGTGGCGGCCCAGGCGGACCTGGCGCTGACGAAGACGGGTACACCGGATCCGGTCCCGGCCGGCGGCAACCTCACGTACACGTTGGTTGCCCGGAACAACGGTCCGAGCCCGGCCCGGGACGTCACCGTCAAGGACACGCTGCCCGACGGCGTCGAGCTGGTCTCGGCCGATCCCGCGCAGGGCACCTGTCCGCCGTCCACCGTCGAGTGCGCCCTCGGGACCGTCGCGGCCGGCGCGACCGTCACGGTGAAGATCGTGGTCCGGGTCTCGTCGGCGAGTACCGCGACCGGGCTGACGAACGTCGCCACGGTCACCACCTCCACCTCGGACCCGAACCCGGACAACGACAGCGCCTCGGTCACCACGAAGGTGACCCGCTCCGCCGACCTCTCCCTGGCCAAGTCCGTGTCACCGGAGCGCCCAGCGCCGGGCGAGTCGGTCACCTACACCCTCACGGCAAAGAACGTGGGACCCTCCGACGCCGAGCAGGTACGGATCGCGGACACCCTCCCCGCAGGTCTGACGATCACCTCTGTCCAACCGGCCGCGAGCTGTACGACCGCCGGCCAGGACGTGAGCTGTACCGCAGCCCGGCTGGCCAGTGGGGCGACCCTGGTGGTCCGGGTCACGGCGACGCTCGACTCCGGGTACCAGGGTGGCCCGCTGACGAACGCGGCCAAGGTCGCGAGCGAGACGCCCGATCCGGACCCGGCGAACAACACCGGCAAGACCACCGTGACGCCGAGCGCCCCGACGGCGGACCTGGTCGTCACCAAGAAGACGGTCACCAAGCCGGTCGTCGCCGGGCAGCCGGTGACGTACCAGGTCACGGTCCGGAACGACGGTCCCTCGGACGCCCGTTCGGTCCAGCTGGCCGACGATGTACCGGCCTCACTGACCGCGGTCGCCGCCGAGACCTCGGCCGGATCCTGCACGGTGAACCAGGGTGCGATCCGCTGTGCGATCGGCGATCTGACCACGGGTTCGACGGCCACCGTGACGGTGAACGCGACAGTGGACCCGACCGCGACGGCGCCGATCACCAACGCGGCCACGGCGAGCAGTTCTACGAGTGACCCCGACCCGGACAACAACACGGGCCGGACCACGGACCCGGTGACCGGCAGCGCTGACCTGGCCATCACCAAGACCGCCCAGCCCGTACCGGTTCAGGCCGGGCGCCCGGTGACGTACACGCTCACCGTGACCAACAACGGCCCCTCCGCGGCGCAGTCCGTGAAGGTGACCGACCCGGTACCGGCTCCGCTCCGGTACGCGTCGGCGGAATCGTCACAGGGGAGCTGTACCGAGGCAGACAGCACGGTGACGTGCGCGGTCGGAAGAGTGGCGCCGGGTGCCGTTGTCGCGGTGACCGTGGTGGCGAACGTCCCGTCCGGTACGCCACCGGACGGCGTGGACAACACGGCCACGGTCTCCTCGCCCACGTCCGACCCGGAGCCGGACAACAACTCCGCGACGTACACGCTGACCACAGATGCGCAGGCGAATCTCAAGCTGACCAAGACGGTCAGCCCTGACCCGGTGGTCGCCGGCCGGAGCATCACCTACAAGCTGACGGCGACGAACGCGGGTCCCTCCGATGCGCAGGGCGTCACCATCACGGACGACGTGCCGGAGGCGGTGACGGACGTGTCCGCCTCCGCGACCGGCGGCGCCGTCTGTACCGACGCCGGCGGCAGTGTGCGCTGTACGGCCGTGACCCTGGCCGCCGGGGAGAGCATCGTGGTCACGGTGACCGGGACGGTGTCCCCGTCCGCCAAGCCCGGCGAGCTCGCGAACACCGCGACCGTCGAATCCCGGACACCGACGGACCCGACCATCTCGGACAACACCTCGACCGGGACCAGCACGGTCACCGCGCAGGCGGACCTGGCGCTGACCAAGGTGGCGCCGGAGACAGTTGTCGCTGGCAACGAGCTGACCTACCGCCTGACGGTCCGCAACGCCGGTCCGTCGGACGCCGTGGACGGATTCGTCAGCGACACCCTGCCGGCCGGGACCACGTTCGTCCGCGGCACTGGTCCGGCGGGCGCCTGTACCCAGGACCCGTCCGGGTCCGAGCCCGTGGTGACCTGTCCCGTCGGCACCCTGGCGCCGGAGGACGATGCGGAGGTCACCGTCGTGGTGAAGGTCGCACCCCACCAGCCCGCCGGGAAGCTGACGAACACCGCGACCGTCAGCTCGCGGACACCGGACCCGCTCGACGGCAACAACGCCGCCTCGGCCGAGACGACGGTGAGCGCCTCCGCCGACGTGTCCATCACGAAATCGGTGAAGCCGTCGCCGCTGGTCGCCGGTGCGGAAGGCCTTTACACGTTGACGGTTCGCAACGACGGCCCGTCCACCGCGCAGGGCGTGAAGATCGCCGACGAGCTGCCGTCCGGAGTTTCGCTGCTCGGGGCAACCAGCGCGGACGGTACCTGCACCGTCTCCGGGTCCTCGGTGAGCTGCACGCTGGGCGCTGTCGGTCCGGACGGTACCGCGGTGGTCGTGATCCGCGTCGCCGTTGCCGCGGCGCAGACCGCGAACGTGACCAACACCGGCAACGTGACCAGTACGACACCTGATCCCGATCCTTCGAACAACGAGGACACGATCACCACCGAGGTCGAGCGGATGGCCGACGTCGAAGTGATCAAGACCAGCGACGAGTCCTCCGCGGTCGCGGGGAACGGGGTGATCTACCGCTTGACGGTCGTCAACCACGGGCCGTCGGATGCCACCGCGGTCCAGCTGGCCGACTCGCTGCCGGCCGGGCTGACGATCACCGAGACCGACGCGGGCCAGGGCCAGTGCACCACGACCGGCCAGGATGTCCGGTGCGCGCTCAGGACGATCGCCGCCGGCGGGACCACGACCGTGAAGATCGCGGCGGGCCTGGATCCGGGGTTCCGCGGGACCTCGCTGGCGAACACCGCGACGGCTGCTTCGCCGGTGACCGACCCGGACGAGAGCAACAACAGCTCGACCGTGACGATCCCGGTCCGGACCGAGGCGGACGTCAGCGTCACCAAGCAGTCCGATCCCGCAGGCGTCACACCGGGCAGCACGTTCGAGTACGCGATCGTGGTGGCGAACGCCGGCCCGGCGACGGCCCGCTCCGTCGTCATCACGGACCGGATGCCCGCGGGCCTGACGGTGGTCTCCGCGTCGGCGGGAGGGACACCGTGCCCGGCCGACGACGGCGGCGTCGTCCGCTGTGCGCTCGGTGACCTGCCGATCGGGCAGACGATCGTCACGGTCACGGTCCGGCTGGCCTCCGGGTACGACGGCGCCTCGGTGACCAACACCGCGACCGCCTCGTCGAGCACGCCGGACCCGGATCCGAAGAACAACGCCGGCACGGTGGAGTCGCCGGTGACGGCCTTGGCCGACCTGGCGATCACGAAGGCGATGACCCCGGCGGCCCCGGTGTCCGGCCGCACTGTGAAGTACACGCTGGTAGTGCGGAACAACGGCCCGTCCGATGCCCGCGACGTGATGGTCACCGACGAGTTGCCGCGTGGTCTGACCAAGGTGAGCACCGTGGCTCCCGCCGGGGTCACGTGTGTCCTGCGGCCGCCGATCGGGTCGAGTTCCGGTGATGCGCCCGAGGCCGGCGTGGTGGAGTGTGGGAGGGCGCTGCTCGCCGAAGGGGCGACGCTCACCGTCACGATCACGGCGACCGTGGCGCCCGGGTTCTCCGGCCAACTGGAGAACATCGCCCGGGTCGGCGCGGCGACCTCGGACCCGGTGATCGCGAACAACGAGGCGAAGGCGACCGGCCGGACCACCCAGGCGGCGAACCTCGGCCTCCGCAAGGCCGCGTCGGCGTCGTCCGTTGTCGCCGGCCACAACCTGACGTACGACCTCGCCGTCCGGAACGCGGGTCCGTCGTCGGCGGCCGGAGTCACGGTCACCGACAACCTGCCCGACGGCGTCCGGCTCGCTGGTACGCCCCGGGGCTGCACGTTGCAGGAGCGGACGCTCTCGTGCGACGTGGGCCGCATCGATCCAGGCAAGACGGTCCGGGTGAAGATCACGGTGACCGTCGACGCGACGTACCTCGGGACCTTGCTGACGAACACCTCGTCGGTCCGGTCGACCACCCCGGATCCCGACCAGGCCGACAACACCAGCTCGGTCACGGTCCGGGTCACCCCGCCACCACCGGATCGCCCGGTCCCGCCCGGCTCCGACGACCCGCTTCCCGACACCGGCAGTCAGGTCGACCTGACCCTGCTGCTGCTCGCGCTCGGCCTGGTCGCCGCCGGCGCGGCCCTGGTCCTGCTGACGCGCGGCCACCGGCTTCGGTAG
- a CDS encoding MarR family winged helix-turn-helix transcriptional regulator — translation MANEPWLDEDEQKAWRSYLLMRKTLETHLTRHLQREFGLSAPDFEILVNLSESETGRMRAFELGEATQWEKSRMSHHLSRMEKRGLIAKVACDARYPEIAITEQGLDVIRSCAPVHAARVRELFVDVLGRDRMAVLGELSDEVVDAIAEHERTNCPPEVRGSC, via the coding sequence GTGGCGAACGAACCGTGGCTCGACGAGGACGAGCAGAAGGCCTGGCGCAGCTACCTGCTGATGCGCAAGACGCTGGAGACCCACCTGACCCGGCACCTGCAGCGCGAGTTCGGGCTGTCCGCACCGGACTTCGAGATCCTGGTCAACCTGTCCGAGTCCGAGACCGGCCGGATGCGCGCGTTCGAACTGGGCGAGGCGACCCAGTGGGAGAAGAGCCGGATGTCGCACCACCTCAGCCGGATGGAGAAGCGCGGCCTGATCGCCAAGGTCGCCTGCGACGCGCGGTACCCGGAGATCGCCATCACCGAGCAGGGCCTGGACGTGATCCGGTCCTGCGCGCCGGTGCACGCCGCCCGGGTCCGCGAGCTGTTCGTCGACGTGCTCGGCCGGGACCGGATGGCCGTGCTCGGTGAGCTGTCCGACGAGGTGGTCGACGCGATCGCCGAGCACGAGCGGACCAACTGCCCGCCGGAGGTCCGCGGCAGCTGCTGA
- a CDS encoding FAD:protein FMN transferase, producing the protein MTASRTWTAWSCTVRLTVDDPAVLGAACGALKALMDRVDKAASRFRPDSELSAVNQRAGAMVPVSRLLVDLVDVSLVAASMSGGAVDPTVGAAVVAAGYDQDIDVVRRRAPRPTAPPPVIPGWQQVQLNRKLALIGVPAETALDLGATAKAWTADRAALVLSKRHGCAVLVEIGGDLRAAGEPAAPWVIEVAERQGDPAVAVTLAHGGLTTSTRLARRWETVDGSAHHVIDPRTGRPAEGPYRTASVWAPTAVRANTFSTALVATGEAAVGRLTLAGYPARLVGEDGEVKELAGWPAASRAA; encoded by the coding sequence ATGACCGCCTCCCGCACGTGGACCGCGTGGAGCTGCACGGTACGCCTCACGGTCGACGACCCCGCCGTCCTCGGTGCCGCCTGTGGTGCGCTGAAGGCGTTGATGGATCGCGTCGACAAGGCCGCCAGCCGGTTCCGGCCCGACTCCGAGCTGTCCGCGGTCAACCAGCGGGCCGGTGCGATGGTGCCGGTCTCCCGGTTGCTCGTCGACCTCGTCGACGTCAGCCTGGTCGCCGCCTCGATGAGCGGCGGCGCCGTTGACCCGACGGTCGGGGCCGCGGTCGTTGCCGCGGGCTACGACCAGGACATCGACGTGGTCCGCCGGCGCGCGCCGCGTCCGACGGCGCCGCCGCCAGTGATCCCCGGCTGGCAACAGGTCCAGCTCAACCGCAAGCTCGCGCTGATCGGCGTTCCGGCGGAGACCGCGCTCGACCTCGGAGCGACGGCGAAGGCGTGGACCGCGGACCGGGCCGCCCTGGTGCTCAGCAAGCGGCACGGCTGCGCGGTCCTGGTCGAGATCGGCGGCGACCTCCGGGCCGCCGGCGAACCGGCCGCGCCCTGGGTCATCGAGGTCGCCGAGCGCCAAGGTGATCCCGCAGTCGCCGTGACGCTCGCGCACGGCGGCCTCACCACTTCCACCCGGCTCGCCCGTCGGTGGGAGACCGTGGACGGCTCCGCGCACCACGTGATCGACCCGCGGACCGGACGACCCGCGGAAGGCCCGTACCGAACCGCCTCCGTCTGGGCGCCCACCGCGGTCCGCGCCAACACCTTCAGTACCGCGCTCGTCGCCACCGGGGAGGCCGCGGTCGGCCGCCTCACGCTGGCCGGTTACCCGGCGCGACTCGTCGGTGAGGACGGCGAGGTCAAGGAGCTGGCCGGCTGGCCCGCGGCAAGCAGGGCCGCCTGA
- a CDS encoding ferric reductase, protein MTLWYLARAAGVMALVLFTLAACLGLLAAGGRRPEQRFWLQYVHRSASVTGLVLLAAHVIAVLTDGHVDIGASVLVLPFTSGYRPFAVFVGVLALYGVVLAAVVGAARGRLARSEAFTKHWRTIHVAAAVGWLLSIGHSLLAGTDRGTPWMLAITLGCLAAVATSASVRLKRHADRSGTPLNLARAGRSR, encoded by the coding sequence ATGACCCTGTGGTACCTGGCTCGCGCGGCCGGGGTGATGGCGTTGGTGCTGTTCACCCTCGCGGCTTGCCTCGGCCTGCTCGCGGCCGGTGGACGGCGACCGGAACAACGGTTCTGGCTGCAGTACGTCCACCGCTCCGCGTCGGTCACCGGCCTGGTCCTGCTCGCCGCCCACGTCATCGCGGTACTCACCGACGGCCACGTGGACATCGGCGCCTCGGTCCTGGTCCTCCCGTTCACCTCGGGGTACCGCCCGTTCGCCGTCTTCGTCGGAGTCCTCGCCCTGTACGGCGTGGTCCTCGCTGCCGTCGTCGGTGCGGCACGGGGCCGGCTGGCTCGGTCCGAGGCGTTCACCAAGCACTGGCGCACGATCCACGTCGCCGCGGCCGTCGGCTGGCTGCTGTCCATCGGCCACAGCCTGCTGGCCGGGACGGACCGCGGTACGCCGTGGATGCTCGCCATCACCCTCGGCTGCCTCGCCGCGGTCGCCACCTCCGCCTCGGTCCGGCTCAAGCGCCACGCGGACCGATCCGGTACTCCGCTCAACCTCGCCCGGGCCGGGAGAAGCCGATGA